In Leishmania braziliensis MHOM/BR/75/M2904 complete genome, chromosome 14, the following are encoded in one genomic region:
- a CDS encoding putative mitochondrial DNA polymerase I protein C, producing MDPVSRPQKKRARVSRSSSTGASAEPSPPAAHAPLDTPCQYSGSTVDEVDENDVRSNEDAGVQHHGDLYGDSTELAVGEASGYGGSDHHDSTVVDDGDIADDAVTGTNLGEAEQVERAAEVREETDYSAVDGEIASALPCIGNLLDFESPLNLRLATLTRQHGKAFRAIAVYLPDTRTTMNFDITFEDIASGARLVCKLDEIKSRYVEWISLFCASFIAVFVPTLQSPSVVLLQNAIGSSRPARPPPPAGSYHPRLNEDPDHLFFSYAKLREVISHKKKDKALNPKLLTMAVLNAYAEEWKNFISAPLSCAPQAFLLAAFNFQSHSGDINAGAMLNKELLQAQLAAAADAIVLYSSTNGSQATRRRTGAVATSLSATSTGLLRNESDRWGLIFVSAPARTAVGTAAIPPMQDLLTGQFVQPLSLSERHLIYIIGTGSAAESFARFPLARKGNCAFSILLQDVESQLGLERPHRLNLTSMLTQALDSFSRITWMGLMKEENGEPHMPHPSSAFYRLQRRSVQREIMPSFLEPVFAPGPRFMGGGAGGRTVDSMGRPIRGGTPDVAVGRGGTLARDSRATAQASRLLEEHIQVIYNSQERLNREKALQEAMRSRVAYFMHVTSASVTAARRADNPFSARNGMIDVLGQLWTSLSLMNPPTVRHWQASIEDKTGEVKKFVDPEVVLPDTLPIGPPEAPNPKDRAENAILIGWDIKRILLFLRRSVRLRTFLYNGGKVWCAQYAQYLLKGFNNLHLATMERTLLQYHDGPLKGSMQPLAKLKLIYEMQLEVAVSTRQMSSVQHRMDGLLASMEMELQGLQLAPQSQVTYFANTLRLDHERLEKVLHQKIMDFTQSMDDDVRQRINFRSPQDISTIIYGGGLCRHLGSRFIPVKPTRYPVTSLFPHAVCYVTGTNVPDAYMQVDTLLGGNSGVGSGGQNSGSVITMNDAQRSLQTIQQLCKRCSMDALIQQTAVVVVLCKVKIGGWLEQISLYCPAATGPETREINLRVAVDDVIPVAERPDVVTVTQLKERIAAYEPLKQLLAASSAASTGASRAPTARKPSGKKTRQGGKVGGDGEAAADLRNILILTNCAHDKLETLVDTGVLEAIKKAVFDGHTDGVGAGADGGGPASLERVCFADVNKAFPPPPQGADSFESDFSELTSSNVITFSARCTWEVHAKELVSLGGVEGAVKSIVSQCASVLGTPRDAFRSSQPTPSSAPQGLHGQEQASTAGMLWMVTPEKLHPLLRRFLRGKSASSGADAMERVTTLLSPYKTVDLSFFSALQQLRFTEKKLQLFEEGCLFRAVLPECHDRVHGELCHCVTATGRLSSQSPNLQNIPKEEDLRRLIVSRFGAQGMMIEADYSQLEVVVLAALCRDPRMMQELRDNVDFHCLRVSLMTKEPYEDVVRKAKVKKDPQYIQLRQQAKVFSFQRQYGAGISTISTTTGLTEQEVDRLIVAEEHHYKELSKYYSLVTRCVEAGADRLLRLRTLDTSCWNTNIRRVVMLTEPMYYFVVPTGSKFDFTRDRKSVPRLKNYPVQGLAGEIVQIMCGAIVREFYQKRNYGEKAFLVNTVHDCVWVDAHKSVADEVRADLARIMGHTQETIATLWPDMKLDVPFKVEIHSGSSLGELSA from the coding sequence ATGGACCCTGTCAGTCGTCCCCAAAAGAAGCGGGCACGGGtctctcgctcctcctccaccggaGCTTCAGCGGAGCCGTCTCCACCCGCAGCGCATGCGCCGCTGGATACTCCCTGTCAgtacagcggcagcaccgttgACGAGGTTGATGAAAACGATGTCCGCAGCAACGAAGACGCTGGGGTGCAGCACCACGGAGACCTCTACGGAGATTCCACTGAATTGGCCGTCGGAGAAGCAAGCGGGTACGGTGGCAGCGATCACCACGACAGCACGGTAGTCGATGACGGCGATATCGCCGACGATGCCGTGACAGGTACAAACTTGGGCGAAGCGGAGCAGGTGGAACGCGCAGCTGAGGTACGCGAGGAGACAGACTACAGCGCAGTGGACGGTGAGATAGCGTCAGCGCTGCCGTGCATAGGAAACCTTCTCGACTTTGAGAGTCCGCTGAATCTCCGGCTCGCTACGCTGACGCGTCAGCACGGCAAGGCGTTCCGCGCGATCGCCGTGTACCTGCCGGACACACGGACCACCATGAACTTTGACATCACCTTCGAGGACATTGCGAGCGGTGCGCGGCTTGTGTGTAAGCTGGATGAGATCAAGTCGCGCTATGTGGAGTGGATCAGTCTCTTCTGTGCGTCCTTCATCGCCGTCTTCGTACCAACGCTACAGTCGCCGAGCGTGGTACTCCTGCAGAACGCTATCGGCTCGTCGAGGCCTGCacgaccgccaccgccggcgggCAGTTATCACCCCCGGCTGAACGAGGACCCTGaccacctcttcttctcctaCGCGAAACTGCGCGAAGTAATCTCGCACAAGAAGAAGGATAAGGCGCTGAACCCGAAGCTGCTCACCATGGCGGTGCTGAACGCGTATGCCGAAGAGTGGAAGAACTTCATCTCGGCACCGCTTTCCTGCGCCCCGCAGGCATTTCTCCTCGCCGCCTTTAACTTCCAAAGCCACTCCGGCGACATCAACGCTGGCGCGATGCTCAACAAAGAGCTCCTGCAAGCacagctggcggcggcggcagatgCGATCGTGCTGTATTCCTCGACGAACGGCAGCCAAGCCACGCGGCGCCGAACCGGGGCCGTCGCCACGTCTCTCTCAGCCACCTCGACtgggctgctgcgcaacgagAGCGACCGGTGGGGCCTCATCTTTGTatcggcgccggcgcgcACGGCAGTCGGCACGGCAGCCATCCCCCCGATGCAGGATCTTCTTACCGGCCAGTTTGTGCagccgctctccctctcagaGCGGCACCTGATCTACATTATCGGCACCGGCTCGGCCGCCGAGAGCTTCGCCCGCTTCCCGCTAGCTCGCAAAGGCaactgcgccttctcgattCTTCTCCAGGACGTGGAGTCTCAGCTGGGGCTGGAGCGGCCACACCGGCTGAACTTGACCTCCATGCTGACCCAAGCGCTGGATAGCTTCTCGCGCATCACGTGGATGGGTCtcatgaaggaggagaaTGGTGAGCCGCACATGCCGCACCCCAGCTCCGCCTTCTACCGactgcagcgtcgcagcgTGCAGCGGGAGATCATGCCAAGCTTCCTCGAGCCCGTCTTCGCGCCCGGGCCGCGCTTCATGGgaggcggcgccggtggcagGACCGTCGATAGCATGGGTCGTCCCATCCGCGGTGGCACTCCAGACGTCGCCGTCGGTAGAGGTGGTACCCTCGCTCGTGATTCGCGTGCCACTGCGCAAGCGAGCCGACTCCTGGAGGAGCACATTCAAGTCATCTACAACAGCCAGGAGCGGCTGAATCGAGaaaaggcgctgcaggaagCGATGCGGAGCCGCGTCGCGTACTTTATGCATGTCACGAGCGCCAGTGTTACGGCCGCCCGCCGTGCGGATAATCCGTTCTCAGCGCGCAACGGCATGATTGACGTGTTGGGGCAGCTGTGGACGTCGCTCAGCTTGATGAACCCGCCGACGGTGCGGCACTGGCAAGCCAGTATTGAGGACAAGACGGGTGAAGTGAAGAAATTTGTTGACCCGGAGGTAGTGCTGCCGGACACGTTGCCGATTGGCCCACCTGAAGCACCAAATCCGAAGGACAGGGCCGAGAACGCGATCTTGATTGGGTGGGACATCAAGCGCATCTTGCTGTTCCTGCGGCGTAGCGTGAGGCTACGCACATTCTTGTACAACGGTGGCAAGGTATGGTGTGCGCAGTATGCCCAGTACCTGCTGAAGGGCTTCAACAACCTACACTTGGCCACAATGGAgcggacgctgctgcagtatCACGATGGGCCGCTGAAGGGGTCGATGCAGCCCTTGGCAAAGCTGAAGCTGATTTACGAGATGCAGCTCGAGGTCGCTGTGAGCACGCGGCAGATGTCCtcggtgcagcaccgcatgGATGGCCTGCTGGCGTCGATGGAGATGGAGCTGCAggggctgcagctggcgccgcAGTCGCAGGTGACGTACTTTGCCAACACACTGCGCCTCGACCACGAGCGActggagaaggtgctgcatCAGAAGATAATGGACTTCACCCAGTCCATGGACGACGATGTGCGGCAACGCATCAACTTCCGTTCTCCGCAGGATATCAGCACCATCATCTACGGCGGCGGTCTGTGTCGCCACCTCGGATCTCGTTTTATCCCTGTGAAGCCAACCAGATACCCGGTAACAAGCCTCTTCCCGCACGCCGTGTGCTACGTCACTGGCACGAATGTGCCAGACGCCTACATGCAGGTAGACACCTTACttggcggcaacagcggcgtaggcagcggtggccagaacagcggcagcgtaATCACGATGAATGATGCACAGCGCAGCCTGCAGACGATTCAGCAACTCTGCAAGCGCTGCTCGATGGATGCGCTGATTCAGCAGACCGCcgtcgtggtggtgctctgcAAGGTAAAGATTGGTGGCTGGCTGGAGCAGATATCGCTCTACTGccctgccgccaccggcCCCGAGACGCGCGAGATCAACCTTCGGGTGGCCGTGGACGACGTCATTCCCGTGGCGGAACGGCCGGATGTGGTGACAGTGACACAGCTGAAGGAGCGCATCGCTGCCTACGAGCCGCTcaagcagctcctcgcggcgTCATCAGCGGCATCGACAGGGGCGTCAAGGGCGCCCACAGCACGCAAGCCGAGTGGCAAGAAGACGCGACAAGGCGGCAAGGtgggcggcgacggtgaggCTGCAGCAGACCTGCGCAACATCCTCATTCTAACAAACTGCGCGCACGACAAGTTGGAGACGCTGGTGGACACCGGCGTACTCGAGGCCATCAAGAAGGCCGTGTTTGACGGGCACACGGACGgcgtcggcgccggcgcggACGGAGGAGGGCCCGCATCGCTAGAGCGGGTGTGCTTCGCTGACGTCAACAAAGCCttcccgccgccgcctcaggGCGCCGACTCGTTCGAGTCTGACTTCTCGGAGCTCACCTCGTCCAACGTCATCACCTTCTCAGCCCGGTGCACATGGGAGGTGCATGCGAAGGAGCTCGTCTCGCTTGGTGGCGTCGAGGGAGCTGTGAAGAGTATTGTGTCGCAGTGTGCCTCCGTTCTGGGCACGCCGCGAGATGCGTTTCGCAGCTCTCAGCCAACCCCGTCAAGCGCGCCGCAGGGCCTGCATGGGCAGGAGCAGGCATCGACTGCCGGTATGCTGTGGATGGTGACACCGGAGAAGCTGCAtcccctgctgcggcgcttctTGCGCGGCAAGTCTGCGTCATCCGGCGCTGACGCGATGGAGCGGGTCACAACGCTGCTGTCACCGTACAAGACGGTCGacctctccttcttttccgcgcttcagcagcttcgcTTTACCGAGAAAAAACTCCAGCTCTTCGAGGAGGGCTGCCTTTTCCGTGCCGTGCTGCCGGAATGCCACGACCGTGTGCACGGCGAGCTGTGCCACTGTGTGACGGCTACGGGTCGCCTCTCCTCCCAGTCGCCGAACCTGCAGAACATTCCTAAGGAGGAGGACCTGCGCCGCCTGATTGTGTCGCGATTTGGTGCGCAGGGGATGATGATCGAAGCGGACTACAGTCAGCTGGAggtcgtcgtcctcgccgcGCTGTGCCGCGACCCGCGCATgatgcaggagctgcgcgacaacgTTGACTTTCACTGCCTACGTGTCTCGCTCATGACGAAGGAACCCTACGAAGATGTGGTGCGCAAGGCGAAGGTGAAGAAAGACCCGCAATACAtccagctgcggcagcaggcgaAAGTGTTCTCCTTCCAGCGCCAGTACGGCGCCGGCATTTCAACCatctccaccaccacgggGCTCACGGAGCAGGAGGTGGATCGCCTCATTGTGGCCGAGGAGCACCACTACAAGGAACTGAGCAAGTACTACAGCCTCGTGACGAGGTGCGTCGAGGCAGGGGCGgatcggctgctgcggctgcgcacgcTGGACACGTCTTGTTGGAACACCAACATCCGCCGCGTCGTGATGCTGACGGAGCCGATGTACTACTTCGTTGTGCCTACCGGCAGCAAGTTCGACTTTACGAGGGACCGCAAGAGTGTGCCACGCCTGAAGAACTACCCGGTGCAGGGCCTCGCTGGGGAAATCGTGCAGATCATGTGCGGCGCCATCGTGCGCGAGTTCTACCAAAAGCGCAACTATGGCGAGAAGGCGTTTTTGGTGAACACCGTGCACGACTGCGTTTGGGTGGACGCGCACAAGTCTGTCGCCGACGAGGTCCGCGCCGATCTTGCACGCATCATGGGTCACACGCAGGAAACCATTGCCACCCTTTGGCCCGACATGAAGCTGGACGTGCCCTTCAAGGTGGAGATCCACTCGGGTTCGTCGCTGGGGGAATTGTCGGCGTAG
- a CDS encoding putative immunodominant antigen, which translates to MVSVSNLSAIPVATGKSVLKTMVAIFKEEADVPRVLGESEAFIAYTLKNRRAIRLICRANNERGAFRLHESPVHDLRFVNFHSNVAASASSSDFYVWVAVFERGGAGQRAGEDKSASAEGRLTVKPYFKLVDKVVINTFHFFINPTSSMPDLLMLYGKTAAVLESSKLISEYSTSMLEAKLSTTSRELRQLPQESSLRSICTTFSGSWLAFTSEATRVMACTLRNTTTPAWSGCEGDEIVQLSFVGSHAAGAGDSATAPAADPSSALLAVSSKIKVCLWKLTGVAEPALQRTFTFGRIVTMLTSRNAMAIFNDDGQVARVQLCSENDFDTTVYNMGCAVRPTSVCYHESTRFATVLVDAVKELDLYQLATNTNTPNASSPISAPAKEATAAAAAPGSRSNVTPFVDPSIISTGIPFRPAQSSHAAAAPIPASASVAAISANPMATTAVYNNARSALQNATLPQSLDGLVASAVYQGDEALRRTIEGLLNVVKNITQILQLTPDQLMRDHQQLISLALEAQMTELQQAVSTSAAAAPAAPAAAAVNSRHSQAFNSYALAKLLAPVASEIATGVTRGVRDTLRTELDTAVSAAFNSNIRANQKEVLRRRLEEVLQETPRMLGENAVKWIDAYVERELSESLARMNASMSALEEQNRKLQAALTQIVNSGVIQEVEAMRAELVELRAAIRSGEGITNNGAAAGAGTAATPSPQTVIEMAEKYIKEGRISQGLSYVVMAQNARCCVQLLDRLSEDDVASVVSDTETSEATWVKLIMQMCEQEATETPDELEKVASFLFDVLSEHDEVIAKKTAKAQQVRSDVRHLIARARGKIDRSEGRRVLKNLEKSIQ; encoded by the coding sequence ATGGTGTCTGTATCGAACTTGTCCGCGATCCCGGTTGCCACCGGGAAGAGTGTGCTTAAGACGATGGTGGCCATCTTCAAGGAAGAGGCTGACGTTCCACGTGTGCTGGGTGAGTCAGAGGCGTTCATCGCCTATACGCTCAAGAACCGTCGTGCGATTCGGCTCATCTGTCGCGCCAACAACGAGCGTGGAGCGTTTCGGCTGCACGAGAGCCCCGTGCATGACCTTCGTTTTGTCAACTTTCACAGCAACGTGGCTGCCTCTGCGTCCTCCAGTGACTTTTATGTGTGGGTAGCGGTGTTcgagcgaggaggtgctggccAGCGAGCTGGTGAGGACAAGTCCGCCTCCGCGGAGGGGCGTCTGACGGTGAAGCCATATTTTAAACTTGTCGACAAAGTAGTCATCAACACGTTCCACTTCTTCATCAACCCCACGAGCAGCATGCCGGACCTCCTCATGCTGTACGGCAAGACGGCCGCAGTGCTAGAGAGCTCGAAGCTTATCTCAGAGTACTCGACGAGCATGCTGGAGGCAAAGCTGAGCACAACAAGTcgcgagctgcgccagctgccgcaggaGTCTTCGCTCAGGAGCATATGCACCACCTTCAGTGGCAGCTGGCTAGCCTTCACGTCGGAGGCGACGAGGGTAATGGCGTGTACCCTGCGCAACACGACAACACCGGCATGGAGCGGGTGCGAGGGGGATGAGATTGTACAGCTCAGCTTCGTCGGCAGCCATGCAGCGGGGGCGGGTGATAGTGCTaccgcgccggcagcggaccccagcagcgccctGCTTGCCGTCAGCTCCAAGATAAAGGTGTGTTTGTGGAAGCTTACCGGTGTCGCAgagccagcgctgcagcgcaccttcACGTTCGGCCGCATTGTGACGATGCTCACGTCTCGCAACGCCATGGCCATCTTCAATGACGATGGCCAGGTGGCGCGTGTTCAGCTGTGCAGTGAAAACGACTTCGACACCACAGTGTACAACATGGGCTGCGCGGTACGGCCAACAAGCGTGTGCTACCACGAATCGACCCGCTTCGCCACAGTACTTGTCGACGCCGTCAAGGAGCTGGACCTGTACCAGCTTGCCACGAACACCAACACACCAAACGCGTCGTCTCCGATCTCCGCACCGGCGAAGGAGGCgaccgcagctgcggcagctcccGGGTCGCGCAGCAACGTCACACCCTTTGTCGACCCCTCCATCATCAGCACCGGGATCCCGTTTCGTCCGGCCCAGAGCagccacgccgctgctgcccctaTTCCAGCGTCGGCGTCGGTGGCGGCTATCAGCGCGAACCCAATGGCTACAACGGCCGTTTACAACAACGCTCGCAGCGCTCTCCAGAACGCCACCCTCCCGCAGTCTCTCGACGGACTTGTGGCCAGCGCCGTGTACCAAGGCgacgaggccctgcgccgCACCATCGAGGGCCTGCTGAACGTGGTAAAGAACATTACACAGATCCTTCAGCTCACCCCCGACCAGCTCATGCGCGACCATCAGCAGCTCATCTCGCTGGCTCTGGAGGCGCAGATGACGGAGCTTCAGCAGGCCGTGAGcacgtcggcggcggcggcacctgccgcgcctgccgccgcggcggtaAACAGTCGCCATTCCCAGGCCTTCAACAGCTACGCGCTAGCGAAGCTTCTGGCGCCTGTCGCGAGCGAGATTGCCACTGGCGTGACGCGCGGAGTGCGTGATACTCTCCGAACTGAGCTGGACACCGCCGTGAGCGCCGCCTTCAACTCGAACATTCGTGCCAATcagaaggaggtgctgcgccgtcgcctggaggaggtgctgcaggagacacCACGGATGCTCGGAGAGAACGCCGTCAAGTGGATCGACGCGTACGTGGAGCGGGAGCTGAGCGAGTCGCTGGCCCGCATGAACGCAAGCATGAGCGCCTTGGAGGAGCAGAACCGCAAGCTGCAGGCGGCCTTGACGCAGATCGTGAACTCGGGCGTTATACAGGAGGTGGAAGCCATGCGGGCAGAACTCGTGGAGCTCCGCGCCGCCATCCGGAGCGGTGAGGGCATAACTAAcaacggcgctgcggctggtgctggtacagcagcgacgccgtccCCGCAAACGGTGATCGAAATGGCGGAGAAGTACATAAAGGAGGGTCGTATTTCGCAGGGCCTTTCGTACGTCGTAATGGCGCAGAAcgctcgctgctgtgtgcAGCTGTTGGACCGCCTCTCGGAGGATGACGTGGCAAGCGTCGTGTCTGACACAGAGACGTCGGAAGCGACTTGGGTGAAGCTGATCATGCAGATGTGCGAGCAGGAGGCAACGGAGACACCAGACGAGCTTGAAAAGGTCGCATCTTTTCTCTTCGACGTGCTGTCGGAGCACGATGAGGTAATCGCCAAGAAGACGGCCAAGGCGCAGCAAGTCCGCAGCGACGTGCGCCACCTCATCGCCCGTGCGCGCGGCAAAATTGACCGCAGCGAAGGTCGCCGCGTGCTGAAGAACCTCGAAAAAAGCATTCAGTAG
- a CDS encoding RNA editing 3' terminal uridylyl transferase 1 codes for MSKYSLLFHQSMADGADTSSSSSSSSGSSASTSNTNVSNSVTSDSTASSPPTVTPARRRLIHRRRDGIGAAEASSSSSVAPPQPPRQEEQENLISDPVRRGSSSSISVSESNAPATSGSDYIVSAASASALEVLSAPVASTSPSLQGTAAPESDGDVVVVDDIMQSQEGSSNDRASAVSGAATEHTLRIDGDSALNKGDPGALPPAASSLSVFQHTSPRLFTCDMCLHYVSTSYEALEQHALDQHSDELADYTRLRTVAKKLVPVWGDVLKRKASVVQQWGEKIFAVAVQRDAGAEKMAEAHRARAQLELVVQRWHPRAKVFIFGSSVAFGVWDGISDIDFTVVDVEELEAGTWPPSEKNAVRSITELLRRAGFSFINLEPISHARVPIIKHHASLPIRLTDEQRHRLHEEARQSAAAVNSAAPELLASSSPSSAQQEAPAEKGHTQLEAELIIARSVRYSLNLPAGPPDSAILEASIRLAVGSAALQQVWWNRTRDMCCMTFDTTTSAVKASTCPLHFISAGMRARVQPLHEECRPELYGMDFDLSFRAFGIRNSHLLRRYLLSHPCARPGALVLKDWSKTSGVNNSVNGYLTSYAINIMWIYYLVHRGVIPYVCPARDIPASLRHNVDPDPQYAAMVDPAWTPEERAAMEAQAGELLLGFFYYYAFEFDWANHVVSLNRPGVTTKAALGWDVEDVAPVGGLVPHFGAAGSQHQHNLTGAEIHHSDIHGGGTPAASPTRSPAGRDGMIASNASMAARRSRATTRYSFCIEDPYEENLNLGRHMGVTKTLRVQTELYRGLLSLLKDDLQHCCVFAASANTSGNSGNADNSGVTVSGAPATAAATATNASGEPMELPVRVLYKLMALSTRELAMARRRHSAAVTTGVEFPGVPLSDLKDAFLAQAPTEWKLASQVWNRDQLLHRLGLKLHAREYVLPRREVGVRRLAAKAPPGVVLASTPEPTFTASTAEGRQASSSPEHAPSSSAEVKEMNRAFLGAVPTRRLPEDLLLAMTRGYSCLTPSWVAWTKPWAALSAWWTDRLRSPSTAPESEDSLVSGEPAHEGVDPSLPPGAPPHVSAVPGQAAGPIHQTRTQLRQHVVAEAASVATGRRALRMLFHR; via the coding sequence ATGAGCAAGTACTCGTTGCTGTTCCACCAAAGCATGGCAGATGGAGCCgacacctccagcagcagtagtAGCAGCAGTGGCTCATCGGCGTCGACTAGTAACACGAATGTCAGCAACTCGGTTACCTCGGATTCGACTGCGTCATCTCCGCCCACGGTGACAccagcgcggcgccgtctAATCCACCGCCGTCGCGATGGTattggcgcagcagaggcgtcatcgtcgtcatcggTGGCGCCGCCTCAGCCGCCACGtcaggaggagcaggagaacCTGATCAGCGACCCCGTACGTCGTGGaagtagcagcagcatctcAGTGAGCGAATCGAATGCGCCGGCCACGTCTGGCAGTGATTATATTGTCTCTGCGGCCTCGGCGAGCGCTTTGGAGGTGCTATCGGCACCAGTGGCATCGACCTCTCCGTCTCTGCAGGGCACGGCTGCCCCCGAATCCGACGGtgacgtggtggtggtggatgaCATAATGCAGAGCCAGgaaggcagcagcaatgaTCGTGCGAGTGCAGTTAGTGGGGCAGCCACAGAGCACACTTTGAGGATCGATGGCGACTCGGCTCTCAACAAAGGTGACCCTGGCGCTCTGCCGCCTGCCGCCTCATCCTTGTCCGTGTTCCAACACACCTCACCGCGTCTCTTTACGTGTGACATGTGCCTGCACTACGTCTCCACCTCGTACGAGGCTCttgagcagcacgcgctcGACCAGCACAGCGATGAGTTGGCCGACTACACACGTTTGCGCACTGTTGCAAAAAAGCTGGTGCCCGTGTGGGGTGATGTTCTGAAGCGCAAGGCGTCCGTCGTTCAGCAGTGGGGCGAGAAGATCTTCGCCGTTGCCGTGCAGCGCGATGCCGGGGCCGAGAAAATGGCCGAAGCTCACCGGGCGAGGGCGCAGTTGGAGTTGGTCGTACAGCGCTGGCACCCGCGGGCGAAGGTGTTTATCTTTGGCAGCTCCGTCGCGTTTGGGGTGTGGGACGGTATCTCCGACATCGACTTCACCGTCGTTGACGTTGAGGAGTTGGAAGCGGGGACATGGCCGCCTTCAGAGAAGAACGCGGTGCGCAGCAtcacggagctgctgcgccgcgccggATTTTCTTTCATCAATCTCGAGCCGATCAGTCACGCACGAGTACCGATAATTAAGCATCACGCCTCGCTGCCGATTCGGCTAACCGATgaacagcggcaccgcctgCATGAAGAGGCGCGGCAGTCTGCGGCGGCTGTAAATTCGGCAGCACCAGAGCTACTtgcgtcgtcatcgccgtcgagtgcgcagcaggaggcgcCAGCTGAGAAGGGCCACACACAGCTCGAGGCGGAGCTCATCATTGCGCGCAGCGTGCGTTACTCGCTCAACTTGCCGGCCGGACCGCCAGACAGCGCCATCCTGGAGGCGAGCATTCGGCTGGCTGTGGGATCGGCGGCTCTTCAGCAGGTGTGGTGGAACCGCACGCGCGATATGTGCTGCATGACGTTTGACACCACGACGAGCGCCGTCAAGGCCTCGACGTGCCCGCTTCACTTCATATCGGCTGGCATGCGAGCGCGAGTGCAGCCTCTGCACGAGGAGTGCCGGCCTGAGCTGTACGGCATGGATTTCGACCTCAGCTTCCGCGCCTTCGGCATTCGCAACTCACACTTACTGCGGCGCTACCTGCTGAGTCACCCGTGCGCGCGACCCGGTGCTCTGGTACTAAAGGATTGGTCGAAGACAAGCGGCGTCAATAACTCGGTCAACGGCTATCTGACGAGCTATGCCATCAACATCATGTGGATCTACTATCTTGTGCATCGTGGCGTTATTCCGTATGTGTGTCCGGCGCGTGATATCCCGGCGTCACTACGGCACAACGTTGACCCTGATCCACAGTACgcggccatggtggacccGGCATGGACGCcggaggagcgcgccgccaTGGAGGCACAGGCGGGTGAGTTGCTACTCGGCTTCTTCTACTACTACGCTTTCGAGTTCGACTGGGCCAACCACGTCGTGTCGCTGAACCGTCCCGGAGTGACGACGAAGGCGGCGCTTGGCTGGGATGTCGAGGATGTGGCCCCGGTGGGTGGCCTTGTGCCCCACTTTGGTGCCGCTGGCTCGCAGCATCAGCACAACCTTACCGGTGCGGAGATCCATCATAGCGATATACACGGCGGTGGGACTCCAGCTGCCTCTCCGACGAGGTCACCAGCTGGGCGCGACGGGATGATAGCCAGCAATGCGAGCATGGCAGCCCGGCGCAGCCGAGCGACGACGCGCTACTCCTTCTGCATTGAAGACCCGTACGAGGAAAACCTCAACCTTGGCCGGCACATGGGCGTCACCAAGACGCTGCGCGTCCAGACAGAGCTCTATCGCGGTTTACTATCGTTGCTGAAAGATGATCTGCAACACTGTTGTGTGTTCGCGGCTAGCGCTAACACTTCTggcaacagcggcaacgCCGACAACAGCGGTGTTACAGTTAGTGGTGCCCCTgcgactgcagcggcgacagcaaCCAATGCCTCTGGGGAACCCATGgagctgccggtgcgcgtGCTGTACAAACTCATGGCACTCTCAACCCGCGAGCTCGCCATGGCACGCAGGCGACACTCAGCCGCGGTCACTACCGGCGTCGAGTTCCCCGGTGTTCCGCTCAGCGACCTCAAGGACGCCTTTCTGGCGCAGGCGCCGACTGAGTGGAAGCTCGCGAGCCAGGTGTGGAACAGGGATCAGTTGCTTCACCGACTCGGGCTGAAGCTGCACGCCAGAGAGTACGTGCTGCCTCGGCGAGAGGTTGGCGTGCGGCGCTTGGCGGCAAAGGCACCACCGGGAGTGGTACTGGCAAGCACACCGGAGCCAAccttcaccgcctccaccgcggAGGGCAGGCAAGCTTCGTCTTCACCCGAGCACGCCCCTAGCTCTAGTGCAGAGGTGAAAGAGATGAATCGGGCGTTTCTCGGAGCCGTACCCACGCGTCGCCTACCAGAGGACCTGCTACTGGCCATGACGAGAGGGTACTCCTGTCTGACCCCCAGCTGGGTTGCATGGACGAAGCCGTGGGCGGCCTTGTCGGCGTGGTGGACCGACCGCCTACGCAGCCCAAGCACGGCGCCAGAGAGCGAAGACTCACTGGTATCAGGCGAACCCGCACACGAAGGCGTCGACCCCTCTTTGCCTCCTGGTGCACCGCCCCACGTCTCTGCGGTGCCAGGGCAAGCAGCAGGGCCGATACATCAGACGCGAACTCAACTGCGGCAGCACGTAGTGGCTGAGGCAGCTAGCGTCGCGACTGGTCGACGAGCGCTGCGTATGCTATTTCACCGATAG